A single region of the Pseudomonas sp. VD-NE ins genome encodes:
- a CDS encoding PP0621 family protein, whose protein sequence is MLRLLFWIVVIFAAIWLWRKFKAPAASNQSSRAPREQDAPPMVRCAHCGVHLPRDRALSVQQQWYCSQAHLEQGPGSSDR, encoded by the coding sequence ATGCTTCGTTTATTGTTCTGGATCGTCGTGATTTTCGCCGCGATATGGTTGTGGCGTAAATTCAAGGCGCCTGCCGCGTCCAATCAATCCAGTCGTGCCCCACGCGAACAGGACGCCCCACCAATGGTACGTTGCGCCCATTGCGGCGTTCATCTGCCGCGCGATCGTGCACTGAGCGTTCAACAACAGTGGTATTGCAGCCAGGCTCACCTCGAGCAAGGCCCGGGCTCCAGTGATCGCTGA